CAAAAACATCAGAAAAAAGTCTCTCAGCAAGCCTGTATCTCCTTATAAGTGCCCGTGCCCTTTCATAACCCTTCTCTGTAAACTCAATCTCATCACCCTTTATATTTATCAATTCATCCTCAACGAGCAGGCTCAATATTGTCTCAGGAGATTCGTCATCAGAATTTGCCTTAAAATTAGATACCAGGGCCTTGCCATCCTCTTTAAGAATCCAGATGAGTTCAAGGGCTTCATCTATACGTTCATTTTCTATTGAAGTTCTGACTCTCATACTTTATCAAAAGGTAAAACAAGTTCCATCACATGCCCGAAGGTCCTTCTGTGGATAGGGCATAATCCATATATTCTCAGGTTCTTTTTATGGATTACCGTACCATATCCTTTGTGTTTTTTAAATCCATATGCTGGATAAAGGGAATCATAATATTCCATGATCCAGTCTCTTAAAACCTTTGCAATAATGGATGCTGCAGCTATGGAAGCACTCTTTTGATCACCTTTTACAACTGATATTTGTTTAGTTGATATAGGTAATTTCAGGGCATCGATGAGTACAATATCGGGAACTTTTTTTAATCCATTAATGGCCTCTATCATTGCCTTTTTTGTTGCCTCAAGGATATTGATTCTTTCTATCTCCTCAACATCAACAATGCCGAAACCTATATCCTCTGCCCCCAGTATGAGCTGCCAGAATAGTTCAGACCTTTTTTGAGGAGAAAGTTTTTTTGAATCATCAAGACCCTCTATTCTGAAACCCTCACTCAATATCACAGCACCAGCTACAACAGGACCGGCCAGTGAACCTCTTCCTGCCTCATCAACACCGGCCACAAGTCTGAACCCTCTTTTCCTGTAAGTCAGGTCAAATCTGAAAAGGGACATAAGGGTTATTATTTTCCCTCTTCTACTGTTCTGGTCTCCTTTTCTTTTATCTTTGCCTCCTTACCCTTCTTTCTTCTGAGATAATATAGCTTTGCCCTCCTCACGTCTCCTCTTTTTACAACCTCTATAGATTCAACTACAGGCGAATGAATTGGAAAGATCCTCTCAACTCCTACCCCGAAAGAGATCTTTCTTACCATGAATGTTTCTCTCAATCCTCCACCCCTGCGGGCTATTACAACCCCTTCAAAAGGCTGGAGCCTCTCCCTGTCTCCCTCCTTTACCTTCACATAAACCCTAACCGTATCTCCCACCCTGAAATCGGGTAATGACTTCTTTTTATAGGTCTCTTCAACTGCCTTTATCAATTCATTCATAACTCCTCCTTAATCTCTTTTATTAAAATTAAATCCTCTTCACTGAGGACAGCCTTTTCAAGAAGATCAGGCCTTCTTTCGAGTGTTCTTCTCAATGCCTCCTTCCTCCGCCACTTTCTTATGGCTTCATGATCACCGCTTAATAATATCTCGGGCACCTTCATACCTCTGAACTCAGGAGGTCTTGTGTAATGGGGATAATCAAGT
The nucleotide sequence above comes from Thermodesulfovibrionales bacterium. Encoded proteins:
- a CDS encoding ribonuclease HII, with product MSLFRFDLTYRKRGFRLVAGVDEAGRGSLAGPVVAGAVILSEGFRIEGLDDSKKLSPQKRSELFWQLILGAEDIGFGIVDVEEIERINILEATKKAMIEAINGLKKVPDIVLIDALKLPISTKQISVVKGDQKSASIAAASIIAKVLRDWIMEYYDSLYPAYGFKKHKGYGTVIHKKNLRIYGLCPIHRRTFGHVMELVLPFDKV
- the rplS gene encoding 50S ribosomal protein L19; the protein is MNELIKAVEETYKKKSLPDFRVGDTVRVYVKVKEGDRERLQPFEGVVIARRGGGLRETFMVRKISFGVGVERIFPIHSPVVESIEVVKRGDVRRAKLYYLRRKKGKEAKIKEKETRTVEEGK